Proteins encoded in a region of the Deltaproteobacteria bacterium genome:
- a CDS encoding glycosyltransferase produces MRTSRLAQASSELAQLTAAGVGNLARRRADQLLKRDLYARPLELERDKVALLFFEDVERDTFIKNDRQLRRALRRAYHVLRDGQNVSGFQVAFLGLVRGLEKLGWRVIVNDPELARRNPHYPVGLAGYTHVLESWTLPNPAVLGPGLFDHPQLAPTLMRDPRYRRYLVPCSWMKQMFAQSYGDACALWFSGLDLEKWPDLTHGPKDLDLLVYDKIRWQREHYVPALLEPLLAELDRRGLRHETIRYRHYDHAQYRSLLARAKGMVFVCEHETQGLAYQEALACGVPVLAWDNGFWLDPIRPQFEKEPVPASSVPFFDETCGTTFRDASAFPEALDRFQAALPNYRPRAFVTRELSLEASGALYVAAYREAATAMSQS; encoded by the coding sequence ATGCGAACGTCCCGACTGGCCCAGGCGAGCTCCGAGCTCGCGCAGCTCACTGCGGCGGGCGTCGGCAACCTGGCGCGGCGGCGCGCCGACCAGCTCCTCAAGCGCGACCTCTACGCCCGGCCGTTGGAGCTCGAGCGCGACAAGGTGGCGCTGCTCTTCTTCGAGGACGTCGAGCGCGATACGTTCATCAAGAACGATCGCCAACTCCGCCGCGCGCTGCGCCGCGCGTACCACGTGCTGCGCGACGGGCAGAACGTCAGCGGCTTCCAGGTGGCGTTCCTTGGGCTGGTGCGCGGCCTCGAGAAGCTGGGCTGGCGCGTGATCGTCAACGACCCGGAGCTCGCGCGGCGCAACCCGCACTACCCGGTGGGTCTCGCCGGCTACACCCACGTGCTCGAGTCCTGGACGCTGCCCAACCCGGCCGTGCTCGGGCCCGGGCTCTTCGATCATCCGCAGCTCGCGCCGACGCTGATGCGCGATCCGCGCTACCGCCGCTACCTCGTGCCCTGTTCGTGGATGAAGCAGATGTTCGCCCAGAGCTACGGCGATGCCTGCGCGCTCTGGTTCTCCGGGCTCGACCTCGAGAAGTGGCCCGACCTCACCCACGGGCCGAAAGACCTCGACCTGCTCGTCTACGACAAGATCCGCTGGCAAAGGGAGCACTACGTGCCTGCGCTGCTCGAGCCGCTCCTCGCCGAGCTCGACCGCCGCGGCCTGCGTCACGAGACCATCCGCTACCGGCACTACGACCACGCGCAGTACCGCTCGCTGCTCGCGCGCGCGAAGGGAATGGTCTTCGTGTGCGAGCACGAGACGCAGGGCCTCGCCTACCAGGAGGCGCTCGCGTGCGGCGTGCCGGTGCTGGCCTGGGACAACGGCTTCTGGCTGGATCCCATCCGGCCCCAGTTCGAGAAGGAGCCGGTGCCGGCGAGCTCGGTTCCGTTCTTCGACGAGACCTGTGGCACCACCTTCCGCGACGCATCGGCGTTCCCCGAGGCCCTCGATCGCTTTCAGGCGGCGCTTCCGAACTATCGGCCGCGGGCGTTCGTGACGCGCGAGCTGTCGCTGGAGGCCTCGGGCGCGCTCTACGTCGCTGCGTACCGCGAAGCCGCAACCGCAATGTCTCAAAGCTAG
- a CDS encoding DUF4136 domain-containing protein: protein MSRWLVLGWLACTACTAVNVRTDHNPDVNFAGFKTYAMSPGSVVGLNGLPPGPREQQVMGAIEAAIQQTLPQRGLTENRDAPDVLVTYVAGARQRTELEAAPPPVYATWGVSPWDTSAWWGPAYQTFWSTTYTEGTLVIDVSDAHTHQIIWRAYLTTPIGNRVDPKLILTAVQKAFDRYPPH, encoded by the coding sequence ATGTCGCGATGGCTCGTCCTGGGATGGCTCGCCTGCACCGCGTGCACCGCGGTGAACGTGCGCACCGATCACAACCCCGACGTGAACTTCGCGGGCTTCAAGACCTACGCCATGAGCCCAGGCTCCGTGGTCGGTCTGAACGGTCTGCCGCCCGGCCCGCGCGAGCAGCAGGTGATGGGCGCCATCGAGGCTGCGATTCAACAGACGCTTCCGCAGCGCGGCCTCACCGAGAATCGCGACGCGCCGGATGTGTTGGTGACCTACGTCGCCGGCGCGCGGCAGCGCACGGAGCTCGAGGCCGCACCGCCGCCCGTGTACGCGACCTGGGGCGTGTCGCCGTGGGACACCTCGGCGTGGTGGGGCCCGGCGTACCAGACCTTCTGGAGCACGACGTACACGGAAGGCACGCTGGTCATCGACGTCTCCGACGCGCATACGCACCAGATCATCTGGCGCGCGTATCTCACGACGCCCATCGGCAACCGCGTGGATCCCAAGCTCATCCTCACCGCGGTGCAGAAGGCGTTCGACCGCTACCCGCCGCACTGA
- a CDS encoding M13 family metallopeptidase, with translation MRLSLVSLLLLVPALAAAEDKPLTALPYEPSLNLESLDRSVDPCVDFYTYSCGGWQKRNPIPPDQSAWSVYGKLEMENLQFLWGVLEQAAQDKAGRNAVDQKIGDYFASCMDTAAIDKLGAAPLKPDLDAIAALKSINDLPALLGKLQRSTSSSGMLFAFGSDQDWENSEKVIGEFGAGGIGLPDRDYYFRTDAKSVEIRQKYQAHVQKMMELLGDKPADAAKEAEAILKLETSLASASLTNVEKRSPHNLAHHATLKEAQAMMPSFSLAAYLPAAGAGSVDFFNVTEPKFLAEVEKQLHATSLDTWKAYLRWHLVHHEATALSSAFDDEDWNFYAKTLRGAQVKAPRWKRCVRSVDGNLGEALGQAFVAKAFPPEMKQRTVDMTKLVENAMEDDLKGLSWMSEPTRKAALAKLHTIVNKVGYPEHWRDYTKLAIARGDHAGNVRRAETFEWDRQLAKIGKPLDRGQWDMTPPTVDAYYNPQMNDINFPAGVLQPPLFDNKLDDAPNYGNTGSTVGHELTHGFDDEGRQFDAKGNLKDWWTEADAKAFETRAQCIVDQYGGYVAVDDIHVNSKLTLGEDVADLGGTILAYVAWKAAVHDKKLGSADGFTPDQRFFVGFAQWACSNERPEEVRLHTLTNPHSPPKYRINGVVANMPEFAKAFSCKKGSPMVREKPCRVW, from the coding sequence ATGCGCCTCAGCCTCGTCTCGTTGCTCTTGCTCGTGCCCGCCCTCGCGGCCGCCGAGGACAAGCCCCTCACCGCGCTGCCGTACGAGCCCAGCCTGAACCTCGAGTCGCTCGATCGCAGCGTGGATCCCTGCGTCGACTTCTACACCTACAGCTGCGGCGGCTGGCAGAAGCGCAACCCCATTCCGCCGGACCAGTCGGCGTGGAGCGTGTACGGCAAGCTGGAGATGGAGAACCTCCAGTTCCTCTGGGGCGTGCTGGAGCAAGCCGCGCAGGACAAGGCCGGCCGCAATGCCGTCGACCAGAAGATCGGCGACTACTTTGCGAGCTGCATGGACACCGCGGCCATCGACAAGCTCGGCGCCGCGCCGCTCAAGCCCGATCTCGACGCCATCGCCGCGCTCAAGTCGATCAACGACCTGCCCGCGCTGCTGGGCAAGCTCCAGCGCAGCACGAGCTCGTCGGGGATGCTCTTCGCCTTCGGCTCCGACCAGGATTGGGAGAACTCGGAGAAGGTGATCGGCGAGTTCGGCGCGGGCGGCATCGGTCTGCCGGATCGCGACTACTACTTCCGCACCGACGCGAAGTCCGTCGAGATCCGACAGAAGTACCAGGCGCACGTGCAGAAGATGATGGAGCTCCTCGGCGACAAGCCCGCGGATGCCGCCAAGGAAGCCGAGGCGATCCTCAAGCTGGAGACCTCGCTGGCGAGCGCCTCGCTGACCAACGTCGAGAAGCGCAGCCCGCACAACCTCGCGCACCACGCCACGCTCAAGGAAGCGCAGGCGATGATGCCCTCGTTCTCGCTGGCGGCGTACCTGCCCGCGGCGGGCGCTGGCAGCGTGGACTTCTTCAACGTCACCGAGCCCAAGTTCCTCGCCGAGGTGGAGAAGCAGCTCCATGCCACCTCGCTCGACACCTGGAAGGCGTACCTGCGCTGGCACCTGGTGCACCACGAGGCCACGGCGCTCTCGAGCGCGTTCGACGACGAGGACTGGAACTTCTACGCGAAGACGCTGCGCGGCGCGCAGGTGAAGGCCCCGCGGTGGAAGCGCTGCGTGCGCTCGGTGGACGGAAACCTCGGCGAGGCGCTGGGCCAGGCCTTCGTGGCCAAGGCGTTCCCGCCGGAGATGAAGCAGCGCACCGTGGATATGACCAAGCTCGTCGAGAACGCCATGGAGGACGACCTCAAGGGCCTCTCGTGGATGAGCGAGCCCACGCGCAAGGCCGCGCTCGCCAAGCTGCACACCATCGTGAACAAGGTGGGCTACCCGGAGCACTGGCGCGACTACACCAAGCTCGCCATCGCGCGCGGCGACCACGCGGGCAACGTGCGGCGTGCGGAGACCTTCGAGTGGGATCGGCAGCTCGCCAAGATCGGCAAGCCGCTCGACCGCGGCCAGTGGGACATGACGCCGCCGACGGTCGACGCCTACTACAACCCGCAAATGAACGACATCAACTTCCCCGCGGGCGTGCTGCAGCCGCCGCTCTTCGACAACAAGCTCGACGACGCGCCGAACTACGGCAACACCGGCTCCACCGTGGGCCACGAGCTCACCCACGGCTTCGACGACGAAGGCCGCCAGTTCGACGCCAAGGGCAACCTCAAGGACTGGTGGACCGAAGCGGATGCCAAGGCCTTCGAGACGCGCGCGCAGTGCATCGTGGACCAGTATGGCGGCTACGTGGCCGTCGACGACATCCACGTGAACTCCAAGCTCACCCTCGGCGAGGACGTGGCCGACCTGGGCGGGACCATCCTCGCGTATGTGGCGTGGAAGGCCGCGGTGCACGACAAGAAGCTCGGCAGCGCCGACGGCTTCACCCCGGATCAGCGCTTCTTCGTGGGCTTCGCGCAGTGGGCGTGCAGCAACGAGCGACCCGAAGAGGTGCGGCTGCACACGCTCACCAATCCGCACTCGCCGCCGAAGTACCGAATCAACGGCGTGGTCGCGAACATGCCGGAGTTCGCGAAGGCGTTCTCGTGCAAGAAGGGTTCGCCGATGGTGCGAGAGAAGCCCTGCCGCGTCTGGTAG
- a CDS encoding TRAP transporter large permease subunit has product MSTASAPAAESPAASKYRFVRITQRVEDWAVVAVVLAMALLPTFHVLIRKINGSGIPSAQVLVQHLTLWVGMLGALLCTREQKHLSLSTSELLHGKVQLYAQLFRGIVAAVITALLAYASTELVKANMSSPNTIVGSLPEWASQAIMPAVLFVMAIRTAIHASPKWPGRVAALLCCAPFLIYPLLEWKAPGTAAAIMAKVDALPAGSLKWPLGIVILLALLAGAPIYTGMSGLAMLLFFAEQTPIASVPTQTMDLVLSPTLPAIPLLTAAGYVLAEGGSAKRAIKAYRALFGWVPGGLAVMTCLICAVFTTLTGGSGVTILALGGLVYPLLREEQYPEGFSLGLVTASGSLGLLFYPSIPVILYGVVAQIPDLNQLYVAGLVPGLFMLILVCAYCVYVGRKSPRSKFDGKAGIKALIDLKWELVLPLVLVVPYVAHIATLMECAALTCTYAIISQVFLTKDIPLKELPATLARAAALVGAVIIVLGVALGLTNYLVDAEVPASVVTWVRAHIHSEVGFLLTLNLMLLVLGSVLEIYSAILILAPLVAPLGQSYGVDKIHLAIVFLANLELGFLFPPVGLNLFLSASRFNKPLPQLYRNAAPFLAIMAAAVLLITYCEPMTTGVLKHFYPGYGAAIP; this is encoded by the coding sequence ATGTCGACTGCCAGCGCCCCCGCCGCCGAGAGCCCTGCCGCATCCAAGTACCGGTTCGTGCGCATCACCCAGCGCGTCGAGGACTGGGCCGTGGTCGCCGTCGTCCTGGCGATGGCCCTGCTGCCCACGTTCCACGTCCTGATCCGCAAGATCAACGGAAGCGGAATCCCCAGCGCCCAGGTCCTGGTGCAGCACCTCACCCTCTGGGTGGGCATGCTCGGGGCCCTGCTCTGCACCCGCGAGCAGAAGCACCTCTCGCTCTCGACGTCGGAGCTGCTCCACGGGAAGGTGCAGCTCTACGCGCAGCTGTTCCGCGGCATCGTCGCGGCCGTCATCACCGCGCTGCTCGCCTACGCCAGCACCGAGCTGGTGAAGGCGAACATGAGCTCGCCCAACACCATCGTGGGCTCGCTGCCCGAGTGGGCGAGCCAGGCCATCATGCCCGCGGTGCTGTTCGTGATGGCCATCCGCACGGCGATTCACGCGTCGCCGAAGTGGCCAGGCCGCGTCGCCGCGCTGTTGTGCTGCGCGCCCTTCCTCATCTACCCGCTGCTGGAGTGGAAGGCGCCGGGCACCGCCGCGGCCATCATGGCCAAGGTGGACGCGCTGCCTGCGGGCAGCCTGAAGTGGCCACTGGGCATCGTGATCCTGCTGGCGCTGCTCGCGGGCGCGCCCATCTACACGGGCATGAGCGGCCTGGCGATGCTGCTCTTCTTCGCCGAGCAGACGCCCATCGCCAGCGTCCCCACGCAGACGATGGACCTGGTGCTCTCGCCCACGCTGCCGGCGATCCCGCTGCTCACCGCTGCGGGCTACGTGCTCGCGGAAGGCGGCAGCGCCAAGCGCGCCATCAAGGCCTATCGCGCGCTCTTCGGCTGGGTACCCGGCGGACTCGCGGTGATGACCTGCCTCATCTGCGCAGTGTTCACCACCCTCACCGGCGGCTCGGGCGTGACGATTCTTGCGCTGGGCGGGCTCGTCTATCCGCTGCTGCGCGAGGAGCAGTATCCGGAAGGCTTCTCGCTCGGCCTGGTGACGGCGTCGGGCTCGCTGGGCTTGCTCTTCTATCCGTCGATTCCGGTCATCCTCTACGGCGTGGTCGCGCAGATCCCCGACCTGAACCAGCTCTACGTGGCCGGCCTGGTGCCGGGCCTGTTCATGCTCATCCTCGTGTGCGCGTACTGCGTGTACGTCGGCCGCAAGTCGCCCAGGAGCAAGTTCGACGGCAAGGCGGGCATCAAGGCGCTCATCGACCTCAAGTGGGAGCTGGTGCTGCCGCTGGTGCTGGTGGTGCCGTACGTGGCGCACATCGCGACGCTCATGGAGTGCGCCGCGCTCACGTGCACCTACGCGATCATCAGTCAGGTGTTCCTCACCAAGGACATCCCGCTCAAGGAGCTGCCGGCCACGCTCGCGCGCGCGGCGGCGCTGGTGGGCGCGGTGATCATCGTGCTCGGCGTGGCGCTCGGCTTGACCAACTACCTCGTCGACGCCGAGGTGCCCGCCTCGGTCGTGACCTGGGTGCGCGCGCACATCCACAGCGAGGTGGGCTTCCTGCTGACGCTGAACTTGATGCTGCTCGTGCTGGGAAGCGTGCTGGAGATCTACTCGGCGATCTTGATTCTCGCGCCGCTGGTGGCGCCGCTCGGGCAGAGCTACGGCGTCGACAAGATCCACCTGGCGATCGTGTTCCTCGCGAACCTCGAGCTGGGCTTCCTCTTCCCGCCGGTGGGGTTGAACCTGTTCTTGTCGGCGTCGCGGTTCAACAAGCCGCTGCCGCAGCTCTACCGGAATGCGGCGCCGTTCCTGGCCATCATGGCCGCGGCGGTGCTGCTGATTACGTACTGCGAGCCGATGACCACGGGCGTGCTCAAGCACTTCTACCCGGGCTACGGCGCGGCGATTCCTTAA
- a CDS encoding alpha/beta hydrolase, producing MGVMFRSEAGRQKVADWHERFRAKIPVETSARRVATSLGETHVLSAGPENAPPLVALHGALASSAHMLGELGPLLDKFRVHSVDVLGQSVMSADVRPPVAGNAYGIWLSEVMDALSLPRAHVLGVSWGGFAALRLAAHAPARIDRLALLVPAGMVASPAMDGLFKVGLPMMMYRAFPSPARLERFLRHLLTTHGDDWTGYLGDAFLSYTLDMRVPPLATVEELAGFTGPALVIAADQDCQFPGAPILKRAPELLKGLKDSELLKQSNHCPPTTDEFRRWLSQRLATFLTSS from the coding sequence ATGGGCGTGATGTTCCGCAGCGAGGCCGGCCGCCAGAAGGTCGCGGATTGGCACGAGCGCTTCCGCGCCAAGATCCCCGTCGAGACGAGCGCGCGCCGCGTGGCCACCAGCCTCGGCGAGACGCACGTGCTCAGCGCGGGTCCCGAGAACGCGCCGCCGTTGGTTGCCCTGCACGGCGCGCTGGCGTCGTCGGCGCACATGCTGGGCGAGCTCGGGCCGCTGCTCGACAAGTTCCGCGTGCATTCGGTCGACGTGCTCGGGCAATCGGTGATGAGCGCCGACGTCCGGCCGCCGGTCGCGGGAAATGCTTATGGAATATGGCTCAGCGAAGTGATGGACGCGCTCTCGCTCCCGCGCGCGCACGTGCTGGGCGTGAGCTGGGGAGGCTTCGCAGCGCTGCGGCTCGCGGCGCACGCGCCTGCGCGCATCGATCGGCTCGCGCTGCTCGTGCCCGCGGGCATGGTCGCGAGTCCGGCGATGGATGGCCTCTTCAAGGTCGGCCTGCCGATGATGATGTACCGCGCGTTTCCCTCGCCGGCGCGGCTGGAGCGCTTCCTGCGGCACCTGCTGACCACCCACGGCGACGACTGGACCGGGTACCTGGGCGACGCGTTCCTCTCGTACACGCTCGACATGCGCGTGCCGCCGCTGGCGACGGTCGAGGAGCTCGCGGGCTTCACCGGGCCGGCACTGGTGATTGCCGCGGATCAGGACTGCCAGTTTCCGGGCGCGCCGATCCTGAAGCGCGCGCCGGAGTTGCTGAAGGGCCTGAAGGACAGCGAGCTCTTGAAGCAGTCGAACCACTGTCCGCCGACGACGGACGAGTTCCGTCGCTGGCTCTCGCAGCGCCTGGCGACGTTCCTCACTTCTTCTTGA
- a CDS encoding N-acetylmuramoyl-L-alanine amidase, producing MRWVLLSLAVLVAPALAQAEEHKLTVVIDPGHGGPQDGAPGVAKGVWEKDLTLAISKKLAARLRTDLGAVVLLTRETDEHLFLGRRIAFANSHGADLFLSIHLNSMPTRYERQHVEGIETYFLSADASDERAAKVAAMENADDGPKKKSANDLSMILDDLTLTAAHQDASRLAKAVHGSLVTKLHAVDHGVQQAPFVVLMGAQMPAILCEVGFISHPEEGKKLSTAEYQDQVADALLGGVRAFLAQPRAHDVAAVTH from the coding sequence ATGCGCTGGGTCCTCCTCAGCTTGGCAGTGCTCGTCGCGCCCGCGCTCGCGCAGGCGGAGGAGCACAAGCTCACCGTGGTCATCGACCCGGGCCATGGCGGGCCGCAGGACGGCGCGCCGGGCGTGGCAAAGGGCGTCTGGGAGAAGGACCTCACGCTCGCCATCTCCAAGAAGCTGGCGGCCAGGCTGCGCACCGACCTGGGCGCGGTGGTGCTGCTCACCCGCGAGACCGACGAGCACCTCTTCCTCGGCCGGCGCATCGCCTTCGCGAACTCGCACGGCGCGGACCTCTTCTTGAGCATCCACCTGAACTCGATGCCCACGCGCTACGAGCGGCAGCACGTGGAGGGCATCGAGACGTACTTCCTCTCGGCGGATGCGTCGGACGAGCGGGCGGCGAAGGTGGCGGCGATGGAGAACGCCGACGACGGCCCGAAGAAGAAGTCGGCCAACGATCTCTCGATGATCCTCGACGACCTCACGCTCACCGCCGCGCACCAGGACGCCTCGCGGCTGGCGAAGGCGGTGCACGGATCGCTGGTGACCAAGCTGCACGCGGTGGATCACGGCGTGCAGCAGGCGCCGTTCGTGGTGCTGATGGGCGCGCAGATGCCGGCGATCCTCTGCGAGGTGGGCTTCATCAGCCACCCCGAGGAGGGCAAGAAGCTCAGCACCGCCGAGTACCAGGACCAGGTGGCCGACGCGCTCCTCGGGGGCGTGCGCGCTTTCCTGGCCCAGCCGCGCGCGCACGACGTGGCAGCCGTGACGCACTGA
- the dnaB gene encoding replicative DNA helicase, with the protein MLESPPSSPPANSKHVPQDYAAERAVLGGILADKRKIADVATIVRRDDFFYEPHAEIFEACLNLEGQLRPIDTLTLAEELKTRGTLAQVGGLAYLADLDSAAPTAANATEYARIVADKALRRRLLDAARGVVELAAKEEGPTDELLDEAQKRIFAIGEERVTGEPKKIVEVMEKTLDLLDKLRQTRGGITGLPTGFYDLDKQLTGLHGGELIVLAARPGVGKTSFALNMAMHAAVKEKKGVAIFSLEMPADQLALRLLASEARVSLKRLREGGLSDHDMGKINTAAAELYQAPIYLDDSGSLNAFDLRAKARRLKQREKTLSLIVIDYLQLMSGAGRSDSREQEVAQISRALKQLAKELEIPIVALSQLNRKVEERKDGRPMLSDLRESGAIEQDADVVMFIHPEEADGESMQGTTPIELIVAKQRNGPTGGVPLILLQEYTRFENRARGDMQ; encoded by the coding sequence ATGCTCGAGTCGCCTCCGTCTTCCCCGCCCGCAAACAGCAAGCACGTGCCCCAGGACTACGCCGCCGAGCGCGCGGTGCTGGGCGGCATCCTCGCCGACAAGCGCAAGATCGCCGACGTGGCCACCATCGTCCGCCGCGACGACTTCTTCTACGAGCCGCACGCCGAGATCTTCGAGGCCTGCCTCAACCTCGAGGGCCAGCTCCGCCCCATCGACACGCTCACGCTCGCCGAGGAGCTCAAGACGCGCGGCACACTCGCGCAGGTGGGCGGGCTCGCGTACCTGGCGGACCTCGACTCGGCCGCGCCCACGGCTGCGAACGCCACCGAGTACGCGCGCATCGTGGCCGACAAGGCCCTGCGCCGGCGCCTGCTCGATGCCGCGCGCGGCGTCGTCGAGCTCGCCGCGAAAGAAGAAGGCCCCACCGACGAGCTCCTCGACGAGGCCCAGAAGCGCATCTTCGCGATCGGTGAGGAGCGCGTCACCGGCGAGCCCAAGAAGATCGTCGAGGTGATGGAGAAGACCCTCGACCTCCTCGACAAGCTCCGCCAGACGCGCGGCGGCATCACCGGCCTGCCCACCGGCTTCTACGACCTGGACAAGCAGCTCACCGGCCTGCACGGCGGCGAGCTCATCGTGCTCGCCGCGCGCCCCGGCGTCGGCAAGACGAGCTTCGCCCTGAACATGGCCATGCACGCCGCCGTGAAGGAGAAGAAAGGCGTCGCGATCTTCTCGCTGGAAATGCCCGCGGACCAGCTCGCGCTGCGCTTGCTCGCGAGCGAGGCGCGCGTGTCGCTGAAGCGCCTGCGCGAAGGCGGCCTCTCCGACCACGACATGGGCAAGATCAACACCGCCGCGGCCGAGCTCTACCAGGCGCCGATCTACCTCGACGACTCGGGCTCGCTGAACGCCTTCGACCTGCGCGCCAAGGCCCGGCGCCTCAAGCAGCGCGAGAAGACGCTCTCGCTCATCGTCATCGACTACCTGCAGCTCATGAGCGGCGCCGGCCGCTCCGACTCGCGCGAGCAGGAAGTCGCGCAGATCTCCCGCGCGCTCAAGCAGCTGGCCAAGGAGCTGGAGATCCCGATCGTCGCGCTCAGCCAGCTGAACCGAAAGGTCGAAGAGCGCAAGGACGGCCGGCCCATGCTCAGCGACCTGCGCGAGTCGGGCGCCATCGAGCAGGACGCCGACGTGGTGATGTTCATCCACCCCGAAGAGGCCGACGGCGAGAGCATGCAGGGCACCACGCCCATCGAGCTCATCGTGGCCAAGCAGCGAAACGGCCCCACCGGCGGCGTGCCCCTCATCTTGCTCCAGGAGTACACGCGGTTCGAGAATCGGGCCCGAGGGGACATGCAGTGA
- a CDS encoding response regulator, producing the protein MSRPPTRPPPDGTPPARILVVDDDLHTRELLRELCESQGHTVQLAADGHAALAEVGTFRPDLVLLDVMIPGIDGFGVLSQLRGDPKTAKLPVIILTAATDLEGKIRGIELGADDYITKPFRLFELTTRVRSTLVVRAYQERLQAAEAELEGLRTGDPLTGTGSYPQLRAGLVYELARARRYARPLAAMLITIENFDELRGQLGRSEIDRFTHGLSGALRAGLRETDRLFRIDLDEFVAVLPETDAAGAEAARARVLGELQSHKAGLKVSAGIGLVGDPKTATPEEIMRSAQRDLEARLKVG; encoded by the coding sequence GTGAGCCGACCTCCCACCCGACCGCCGCCCGACGGCACGCCGCCCGCGCGGATCCTCGTCGTCGACGACGACCTGCACACGCGCGAATTGCTGCGCGAGCTCTGCGAGAGCCAGGGCCACACCGTGCAGCTGGCGGCCGACGGCCACGCGGCGCTGGCCGAGGTGGGAACGTTCCGGCCCGACCTGGTGCTGCTCGACGTGATGATCCCCGGCATCGACGGGTTCGGCGTGCTCAGCCAGCTCCGCGGCGATCCCAAGACCGCCAAGCTGCCGGTGATCATCCTCACCGCGGCCACCGATCTCGAAGGCAAGATTCGCGGCATCGAGCTCGGCGCCGACGATTATATAACCAAACCGTTTCGTTTGTTCGAGCTCACCACCCGCGTGCGCTCGACGTTGGTCGTGCGCGCGTACCAGGAGCGGCTGCAGGCCGCCGAGGCCGAGCTGGAGGGCCTGCGCACCGGTGATCCGCTCACGGGCACGGGCAGCTACCCGCAGCTCCGCGCTGGCCTGGTGTACGAGCTGGCGCGCGCGCGGCGCTACGCGCGGCCGCTCGCGGCGATGCTCATCACCATCGAGAACTTCGACGAGCTGCGCGGCCAGCTCGGCCGCAGCGAGATCGATCGCTTCACGCACGGGCTCAGCGGCGCCCTGCGCGCGGGCCTGCGCGAGACGGACCGGCTCTTCCGCATCGACCTCGACGAGTTCGTGGCCGTGCTCCCCGAGACCGACGCCGCCGGCGCCGAGGCCGCGCGCGCCCGGGTGCTCGGTGAGTTGCAGAGCCACAAGGCTGGCTTGAAGGTCAGCGCGGGAATCGGCCTCGTCGGCGACCCCAAGACCGCCACGCCCGAGGAGATCATGCGCTCCGCCCAGCGCGATCTCGAGGCCCGCCTCAAGGTCGGATGA
- the thpR gene encoding RNA 2',3'-cyclic phosphodiesterase has protein sequence MSVRAFVALELPEPVRDALAAAAESAKAHAPGKLSWTAIEKLHLTLVFLGASEPEKLTELQKSLDEEARATKPFSLALAGPGVFPSPRKPSVLWIGLQPSPELVALQAGVAKRCQALGWTLEDRAYAAHLTLARVKFAGPPGKLWDAWKDVKPPELRWDVHELTLMRSDTTPGGAVYSALGRSPLGR, from the coding sequence ATGAGCGTCCGCGCGTTCGTGGCGCTGGAGTTGCCGGAGCCCGTGCGCGACGCGCTCGCGGCCGCCGCGGAGAGCGCCAAGGCCCACGCGCCGGGCAAGCTCTCCTGGACCGCGATTGAGAAACTGCACCTGACGCTGGTGTTCCTCGGCGCGAGCGAGCCCGAGAAGCTGACCGAGCTCCAGAAGAGCCTCGACGAGGAAGCACGCGCAACGAAGCCCTTCTCGCTCGCGCTCGCGGGGCCGGGTGTCTTTCCGAGTCCACGCAAGCCGAGCGTGTTGTGGATCGGGCTGCAGCCATCGCCTGAGTTGGTGGCGCTGCAGGCTGGCGTGGCCAAGCGCTGCCAGGCGCTCGGCTGGACGCTCGAGGATCGCGCGTACGCGGCGCACCTCACGCTCGCTCGCGTGAAGTTCGCCGGGCCGCCGGGCAAGCTCTGGGACGCGTGGAAGGACGTGAAGCCGCCGGAGCTGCGCTGGGACGTGCACGAGCTCACGCTGATGCGGAGCGACACCACGCCGGGCGGCGCCGTGTACAGCGCGCTTGGCCGCTCGCCGCTCGGACGCTGA